A single genomic interval of Shewanella psychropiezotolerans harbors:
- a CDS encoding RidA family protein, whose translation MTIERLETGTRMSRIVKHNGTVYLCGQVCKDANEGITEQTSSMLEKVDALLEQAGSDRKHILSATIYIKDMQYFAEMNAVWDAWVAEGHAPARACVEAKMARDVLLVEISVVAAEKV comes from the coding sequence ATGACAATCGAACGTTTAGAAACGGGTACCCGCATGAGTCGTATCGTTAAGCATAATGGCACTGTTTATTTATGTGGTCAGGTATGCAAAGACGCCAACGAAGGGATCACTGAGCAGACATCCAGCATGCTCGAAAAGGTTGACGCTCTTCTTGAGCAGGCGGGAAGTGATAGGAAACATATACTTTCTGCGACAATTTATATCAAGGATATGCAATACTTCGCCGAGATGAATGCGGTATGGGATGCTTGGGTTGCCGAGGGGCATGCCCCCGCTCGTGCTTGTGTCGAGGCTAAGATGGCCCGCGATGTTTTATTAGTCGAGATATCAGTAGTGGCGGCCGAAAAGGTCTAA
- a CDS encoding ABC transporter substrate-binding protein produces MTYSLSHLNLSPHSHRIQPRFSESLFHCLKFIFLALVLILPLSSCKPIPEAPLRIASNTWPGYEPLYLARTLGYYQNSQVNLVEMTSASEVIHALRNHTIEGAALTLDEVLTVMEDGYQLKVILVMDFSNGGDVLLSKPEISSLTQLKGKNIAVEYTAVGAILLNGALDAAELSARDVNIIACSFDEHQACYTQADAVVTFEPNRTNILALGANQLFDSSQIPGRIIDVLAVHSDALDSHPKALEQLIKGYFQAIDYFKQKPQAAAELMKARLQLTPREILHSYQGLHLPSLAENLDLLRGETSKLEEIASELSIFMHERRLLSRKVSVKALASDRFTLEVNP; encoded by the coding sequence GTGACTTATTCTCTTTCACACTTGAACCTCTCCCCACACTCTCACAGGATACAACCTCGTTTTAGCGAGTCCCTATTTCACTGCCTGAAATTCATCTTCTTAGCGCTAGTGTTAATACTTCCTCTATCTTCTTGTAAGCCAATACCGGAAGCGCCACTGCGTATTGCCAGCAATACCTGGCCCGGATATGAACCTCTCTATCTTGCTCGTACCTTGGGCTACTATCAAAACTCTCAAGTGAACTTAGTTGAGATGACATCTGCATCCGAGGTCATTCATGCATTACGTAATCACACCATAGAAGGAGCTGCGCTAACTCTGGATGAAGTATTGACTGTGATGGAAGATGGTTACCAGTTGAAAGTCATCTTAGTGATGGATTTTTCCAATGGCGGTGATGTTCTACTCAGCAAGCCAGAAATCAGCTCCCTGACACAACTTAAGGGAAAAAATATCGCCGTGGAATACACAGCTGTTGGCGCGATTCTACTTAACGGTGCACTGGATGCGGCAGAGCTTAGTGCCCGAGATGTCAACATCATCGCCTGCTCTTTCGATGAACACCAAGCTTGCTACACTCAGGCCGATGCCGTGGTCACCTTCGAGCCCAATAGAACCAACATTCTCGCTCTGGGAGCCAATCAACTGTTCGATAGTAGCCAAATCCCGGGGAGGATCATCGATGTGCTCGCAGTACATTCTGATGCTCTCGACTCTCACCCCAAAGCACTAGAGCAGCTAATTAAAGGTTATTTCCAGGCGATAGATTACTTCAAGCAAAAACCTCAAGCTGCAGCTGAATTAATGAAGGCCAGATTACAGCTGACTCCCAGAGAAATCCTTCATAGCTACCAAGGTCTGCACTTGCCCAGCTTAGCCGAGAACCTAGATCTTCTCAGGGGAGAGACATCGAAACTAGAGGAGATTGCCAGCGAATTGTCCATCTTCATGCATGAACGGCGACTGCTGAGCCGTAAAGTGTCCGTTAAGGCGCTGGCAAGTGATCGCTTCACCTTAGAAGTAAACCCATGA
- a CDS encoding EAL domain-containing protein yields MQSYKALEAELVNSSLNFIRKDISALQRQMEKQLSSNRPQEAEQSLSARGVNTRYKTLLSLDENGKILHSTRFAIKGLMANTVLPFFEMKRFIQVQKNKQMDIRLSENGHQIFAYYPLILARAANEIRPTRTGAIFVAYDLSSEQAQIWSKVSLFSIPIGLFLLLAMLTISLFLDLFVTRPIRHLVTGSKSLADGLLGVRCQIKGQGEIALLGQSFNDMATQLEERFELSRQAEIATLEQKLLVTDILNSTAEAIYGIDLKGECIFANPTCIKMLGYRDINELLGKNMHELIHYKHADLTPYHVEDCPILNVLRSGQGVHINSEKLWRADGSGFTSEYWSYPIEREDKIIGAVVTFLDTTDREKAAEVIRHQAHYDTLTDLPNRFLALERLSQMLEESERSQENIAVLFLDLDDFKKINDSLGHETGDRLLIESAKRLLSSIRNGDTVGRLGGDEFIILLHGLKQAADARPVAEHLIDSFRKPFLVGERELILTASIGISIYPDDGENASELLRNADSAMYHAKEKGRNTYSYFTDKMNKEVSRRLAIEEQIHGALERGEFEVYYQTQVDITNNIIMGAEALLRWSNPALGSISPEEFIPIAEQTGAIIPLGKFVFLQAIVATTLWKKKHQSPFRIAINLSPCQFRDPDLVSFIIDNVNQSKMSPKDIELEITEGVLLSGHDYITVALEALSKAGFSIAMDDFGTGYSSLNYLRTYPFNVLKIDRSFIHDIETGTANKELVLAMVAMAHALGIGVVAEGVETEAQLNYLKSINCDYAQGYFFSKPSPVVKLLMSNPEPQCDIKTINSP; encoded by the coding sequence TTGCAATCCTACAAAGCTCTCGAGGCTGAGCTGGTAAATTCGAGTCTGAACTTTATCCGTAAAGATATTTCAGCCCTGCAAAGGCAGATGGAAAAACAACTCAGCAGCAATCGCCCACAGGAAGCCGAACAATCATTGTCGGCCAGAGGCGTAAATACTCGCTATAAGACCCTGTTATCTCTCGATGAGAATGGCAAAATATTACACTCGACTCGATTCGCCATTAAAGGACTGATGGCCAACACAGTTCTGCCATTTTTTGAGATGAAACGTTTTATCCAAGTACAGAAAAATAAACAGATGGATATTCGGCTTTCGGAGAATGGTCATCAAATCTTTGCTTACTATCCACTGATTCTCGCTCGTGCAGCCAATGAGATCCGCCCCACCCGTACCGGAGCTATTTTCGTCGCCTACGACCTTAGCTCCGAACAAGCACAGATCTGGTCGAAAGTCAGCCTGTTTAGCATTCCTATAGGTCTATTTTTACTGCTCGCAATGCTGACAATAAGCCTGTTTCTCGACCTGTTCGTTACCCGACCGATCCGACACTTGGTCACAGGTTCAAAGAGTCTGGCGGATGGGCTGCTAGGCGTTCGCTGCCAGATCAAGGGTCAGGGAGAGATCGCGCTGCTGGGCCAGTCCTTCAACGATATGGCCACCCAGCTAGAAGAAAGATTCGAGCTGAGTAGGCAAGCCGAAATAGCCACTCTGGAGCAGAAACTCTTAGTCACAGATATTTTGAACTCTACTGCCGAGGCCATCTACGGTATCGATCTCAAAGGAGAGTGTATCTTCGCCAATCCCACCTGCATCAAGATGCTAGGCTATAGGGATATTAATGAGCTATTAGGCAAGAATATGCATGAACTCATACACTATAAACATGCAGATCTGACTCCTTATCATGTCGAAGATTGTCCCATTCTTAATGTATTACGCTCAGGACAAGGCGTGCATATCAACTCAGAAAAACTATGGCGAGCCGACGGCAGTGGTTTCACCTCCGAATATTGGTCCTATCCAATAGAGCGTGAAGATAAGATAATAGGTGCCGTCGTGACTTTTCTGGATACCACAGACAGAGAAAAAGCGGCGGAGGTGATTCGACATCAAGCCCACTATGACACATTGACCGATCTCCCCAACCGTTTTCTCGCCTTGGAACGCTTATCTCAAATGCTGGAGGAGAGCGAACGCTCCCAAGAGAATATTGCGGTCTTATTTCTCGATCTCGATGATTTCAAGAAGATCAATGACTCACTGGGTCATGAGACCGGAGACAGGTTGCTCATCGAGTCGGCCAAGAGGCTACTTAGCTCCATTCGAAACGGAGATACCGTTGGCCGTTTAGGCGGTGATGAATTCATCATATTACTGCATGGACTCAAACAAGCTGCGGATGCTAGGCCCGTAGCCGAGCACCTAATCGATAGCTTTAGGAAGCCTTTTTTGGTGGGAGAACGCGAGCTTATCTTAACGGCCAGTATCGGCATATCAATCTACCCAGACGATGGAGAAAACGCCTCGGAGTTGCTAAGAAATGCGGACTCGGCCATGTATCATGCCAAAGAAAAAGGCAGAAATACCTATTCCTATTTCACTGATAAAATGAACAAGGAAGTGTCCAGAAGACTCGCCATTGAGGAGCAGATACATGGTGCTTTGGAGCGCGGGGAGTTCGAGGTTTACTATCAGACCCAAGTAGATATTACCAACAACATCATCATGGGAGCCGAGGCTCTACTGAGGTGGAGCAATCCGGCATTAGGCAGCATATCACCGGAAGAATTTATCCCCATTGCCGAGCAAACAGGTGCGATCATTCCACTGGGAAAGTTTGTTTTCCTACAGGCCATAGTCGCTACTACATTGTGGAAGAAGAAACATCAGAGTCCATTTCGAATTGCCATCAACCTGTCTCCCTGCCAATTTAGAGACCCAGATCTAGTGTCGTTTATCATAGATAACGTTAATCAATCCAAGATGTCGCCTAAAGACATAGAGTTGGAGATCACCGAAGGGGTCTTACTCAGTGGTCATGACTATATTACCGTGGCGCTAGAAGCCCTGAGTAAGGCGGGATTTTCAATTGCCATGGATGACTTCGGCACAGGCTACTCCTCACTTAACTATCTGAGAACCTACCCTTTTAACGTACTTAAAATAGATAGAAGTTTTATCCACGATATAGAGACTGGCACAGCGAACAAGGAGTTAGTATTGGCCATGGTGGCCATGGCTCATGCCCTGGGAATAGGAGTGGTTGCAGAAGGAGTCGAGACAGAAGCCCAACTCAATTACCTTAAGAGCATCAATTGTGATTATGCTCAGGGTTATTTCTTCAGCAAGCCAAGTCCAGTCGTCAAGTTGCTCATGTCTAACCCTGAGCCTCAATGTGATATAAAGACAATAAATTCACCTTAG
- a CDS encoding SPFH domain-containing protein, giving the protein MIAGIDTDFIVLGIWGLIFAVFIIKLFQSIRLVPTKSAYIVERLGKYHATLDAGFHALIPFVDKVTYIHDLKEETIDVPPQECFSSDEVNVEVDGVIYISVIDPVKASYGVTDYRYAAIQLAQTTTRSVIGTLALDRTFEERDVISAKVVEVLDQAGATWGIRVHRYEIKNITPPDTVKKAMEMQVNAERERRALLAKSEGDKQSKINRSEGIKAEMINLSEGEMQRRINEAEGKAEEILAISHATAESIERIAEVISAPGGQNVVRMQLGAQYLKQLDGLSNNASKIVLPGNMMDFDHWMDGIGLKEENSKV; this is encoded by the coding sequence ATGATTGCAGGAATAGATACAGATTTTATCGTGTTGGGTATTTGGGGACTTATCTTCGCCGTCTTCATCATCAAATTATTTCAATCTATTCGCTTAGTGCCAACGAAATCGGCTTATATCGTCGAGCGCTTAGGTAAGTACCACGCTACCTTAGACGCAGGCTTTCATGCCTTGATTCCCTTCGTCGATAAGGTGACTTACATTCATGATCTAAAAGAGGAAACTATAGATGTGCCACCTCAGGAGTGTTTCTCAAGCGATGAAGTAAATGTTGAGGTAGATGGGGTGATCTATATTTCGGTGATAGATCCGGTTAAGGCTAGCTACGGAGTCACAGATTACCGTTACGCCGCCATTCAGTTAGCCCAGACGACGACGCGTTCTGTTATAGGTACTTTAGCCTTAGATCGCACCTTCGAAGAGCGTGATGTGATTAGCGCTAAAGTGGTCGAAGTGTTAGATCAGGCGGGAGCCACATGGGGCATTAGAGTCCATCGTTATGAGATCAAGAATATTACCCCACCCGATACGGTAAAAAAAGCCATGGAGATGCAGGTGAATGCCGAGCGTGAACGCCGTGCCTTATTAGCCAAGAGTGAGGGTGACAAGCAGAGTAAGATCAATCGCTCTGAGGGTATCAAGGCTGAGATGATTAACCTTTCTGAAGGTGAGATGCAACGTCGCATCAATGAAGCTGAAGGTAAAGCTGAGGAGATCTTAGCTATTTCTCACGCCACCGCCGAGTCTATCGAGCGTATAGCCGAAGTGATCTCTGCCCCAGGGGGACAGAATGTGGTGCGAATGCAGCTAGGGGCTCAATATCTTAAGCAACTCGATGGTTTGAGTAATAACGCCAGTAAAATCGTGTTACCAGGCAATATGATGGACTTCGATCATTGGATGGACGGCATCGGCCTCAAGGAAGAGAATTCCAAAGTCTAG
- a CDS encoding SPFH domain-containing protein: MFVFTLFVLFIFFLLYKLMLIVPMREVNVIERLGKFRAVLQPGFHFLIPFFDRVAYKHEIREQVLDVPPQSCISKDNTQLEVDGLVYLKVMDGKLASYGIENYRLAAVNLAQTTMRSEIGKLNLSQTFSERDSLNESIVREIDKASASWGIKVLRYEIKNITPSRHVIHTLEKQMEAERSKRAEITFANAEKAAMINLSEGERQEAINVSEGQKQKRINEAKGTAQEISIVAKAKAEGMRMLSAALAVNGGNDAMNMQLKEQFIVQLGKILEEADVSVVPAEMAKLEGFFEGMEQVTHAVSSSSTKTNTVKGARS; the protein is encoded by the coding sequence ATGTTTGTGTTTACCCTATTTGTGCTGTTTATCTTTTTTCTTCTCTATAAGTTAATGTTGATCGTCCCCATGCGCGAAGTGAATGTTATCGAGCGTTTAGGAAAGTTTCGTGCCGTACTACAACCAGGGTTTCATTTTTTGATCCCCTTTTTCGACAGGGTCGCATATAAGCATGAGATCCGTGAGCAGGTCTTAGATGTGCCACCCCAGAGTTGTATCTCGAAAGACAACACTCAGCTCGAGGTCGATGGTTTAGTCTATCTCAAGGTGATGGATGGCAAGCTTGCCAGTTACGGCATCGAAAATTATCGCCTCGCAGCGGTTAATCTAGCCCAGACAACTATGCGTTCTGAGATAGGTAAATTGAACTTGAGTCAGACATTTTCTGAGCGAGATAGCCTCAACGAGTCCATCGTTCGTGAGATAGATAAGGCCTCCGCTTCATGGGGTATCAAGGTGCTTAGGTATGAGATAAAGAACATCACTCCCTCGAGACACGTTATTCATACGTTAGAGAAGCAGATGGAGGCAGAGCGAAGTAAGCGCGCCGAGATCACTTTTGCCAATGCCGAAAAAGCGGCGATGATCAACCTATCTGAAGGTGAGAGACAAGAAGCAATCAATGTTTCCGAGGGGCAGAAGCAGAAGCGTATTAATGAGGCTAAAGGCACGGCTCAGGAGATCAGCATAGTCGCCAAGGCGAAAGCGGAAGGCATGAGAATGTTGTCGGCTGCATTGGCCGTGAATGGCGGTAATGATGCGATGAATATGCAGTTAAAAGAACAGTTTATTGTCCAGTTAGGTAAGATTTTGGAGGAGGCCGATGTCTCCGTTGTGCCAGCTGAGATGGCTAAGTTGGAAGGTTTTTTTGAGGGAATGGAACAGGTGACACATGCCGTAAGCTCCTCTTCGACAAAGACTAATACAGTGAAAGGAGCTCGCTCATGA
- a CDS encoding NfeD family protein, with translation MEFSNPIIIWACLGVFLMLAEIIIPGGIVILLGGACLVVAGALAVGFVDGIVQALTLWFIASIVLLLSFRQVTQKLVGGDVHVASTDEELELYNQIALVKEAIGPAQKQGRIEFQGTEWSALGDGSEIAAGTRVRIICRENIAFVVEPYQGTEYTK, from the coding sequence ATGGAGTTTTCTAATCCCATCATCATCTGGGCCTGTCTGGGTGTTTTTTTGATGCTGGCAGAGATAATTATCCCGGGTGGTATTGTCATCTTACTTGGCGGCGCATGTTTAGTGGTTGCCGGAGCGCTCGCTGTCGGGTTCGTCGATGGAATCGTGCAGGCGTTGACCCTGTGGTTCATTGCATCTATCGTCCTATTGCTGAGCTTTAGACAAGTGACTCAGAAATTAGTCGGTGGAGATGTTCATGTGGCCAGCACCGACGAGGAGCTGGAGCTCTATAACCAAATAGCTTTAGTTAAAGAAGCCATAGGACCGGCGCAGAAACAGGGTCGTATCGAGTTTCAAGGAACTGAATGGTCAGCCCTAGGTGATGGCAGCGAAATAGCAGCCGGAACTCGAGTGCGTATCATCTGCAGGGAGAATATAGCCTTTGTTGTCGAGCCCTACCAAGGGACTGAATACACCAAATAA
- a CDS encoding M20 aminoacylase family protein — MTIQEQVVNWRRHIHKHPEFGFEEVLTSAMVANKLEEFGIEVHRNIGKTGLVGILKCGDSERSIGLRADMDALRIEEVNCFEHASQHTGLMHACGHDGHTAMLLGAAHELAATRNFDGTVYFIFQPAEEHGVGAKAMIADGLFTKWKIDEVYAMHNLPGVPEGDFITRPGSLMASESSFEINVIGTGGHAALPHMGTDPIVVGASIVTALQTIVSRNLSAVNETAVISVTEFTTNGTVNVIPTQVTIKGDTRSFTDEALAKIDATIERIVSGQCISANVTYEYHFNNSFLSTINSKEQTTYAVNAAQKVVGVENVNANCEPLTISEDFSFMLREVKGCYILLGNGQGECGGTALHNPGYDFNDNILMKGVNYWQELVSSRLNENNFGLDN; from the coding sequence ATGACTATACAAGAGCAAGTTGTAAACTGGCGTCGCCATATCCATAAGCACCCCGAGTTTGGTTTTGAAGAGGTGTTAACGTCAGCTATGGTGGCTAATAAACTGGAAGAATTTGGTATCGAAGTGCATCGTAATATAGGTAAAACCGGTCTCGTTGGCATTTTGAAATGTGGTGACAGTGAACGCTCTATTGGACTACGTGCCGATATGGATGCCCTTCGTATTGAAGAAGTAAACTGTTTTGAGCATGCGTCACAGCATACTGGATTGATGCATGCATGTGGCCATGATGGCCACACTGCGATGTTACTCGGGGCCGCACACGAGCTAGCTGCAACACGTAATTTTGATGGCACTGTGTACTTCATTTTTCAACCGGCAGAAGAGCATGGTGTCGGTGCTAAAGCCATGATAGCCGATGGCTTGTTTACCAAATGGAAGATTGATGAGGTATATGCGATGCATAACCTCCCAGGAGTCCCGGAAGGCGATTTCATCACTCGTCCCGGCTCCTTGATGGCAAGCGAGAGTAGTTTTGAAATTAATGTCATAGGGACTGGTGGTCATGCTGCTTTACCCCATATGGGAACAGACCCCATAGTGGTCGGGGCGAGTATAGTTACCGCTTTACAGACTATTGTCTCCCGTAACTTGAGTGCGGTAAATGAAACAGCGGTAATTTCGGTAACTGAATTCACCACCAATGGCACGGTAAATGTGATCCCAACACAAGTGACGATTAAGGGAGATACTCGCAGCTTTACCGATGAGGCTTTAGCAAAGATTGACGCCACGATTGAGCGTATTGTTTCAGGTCAGTGTATATCGGCAAATGTGACTTATGAGTATCATTTTAATAATAGCTTCTTATCGACAATTAATAGCAAAGAGCAAACCACCTACGCTGTTAATGCTGCCCAGAAAGTTGTTGGTGTCGAAAACGTGAATGCTAATTGCGAACCTTTAACCATAAGTGAAGATTTCTCCTTTATGCTTCGCGAAGTCAAAGGTTGTTATATATTACTCGGCAATGGTCAAGGTGAGTGTGGCGGTACCGCATTACATAACCCTGGCTACGACTTTAATGATAATATATTAATGAAGGGTGTTAATTACTGGCAGGAATTGGTAAGTAGTAGACTTAATGAAAATAATTTTGGCTTAGACAATTAA
- a CDS encoding BCCT family transporter, which yields MITNKESMTQGRMLFISTMSFIGLIVMSGIIFPDQLYTVGIGTMNYLTDTFGWIYMAGSFTYVMVMFYFAFSKYGSIKFGPDDAQPEFSTFSWIGMLFSAGMGTVMLYWGVAEPVYHYMNPLSTTGITPQTAAAAEFAMKQSFIHQGIQAWAAFSVVGLVLGYLMYRKNENGLISNILIPWGRDKANGTLGKIINIVCVFGAIAGISTSLGQSGLSLSVSFSYLFGTPDSAWLTFILVGVIVVITIACTTTGLEKGIKILSDCNAYLLIGLIILVAVVGPTTTMINVYFDTIGNYLNDFFQDSLMLPTFAAEEEASWIRGWPIYYYAWAIAWAPFVGPFIARVSKGRTVREFILGSMLIPCIGIFIWVAFFGTIGIQSEPEVLAAAAASSKAATFIVLEGFPMGTVISIGVVIALFTCFITSLNSSTYTLSSMCEDGTDNPSNKMKIIWVIAQAAMALTLMMGSKTGIDLLQSISLIFALPLMFVLFLCIVSTFKMFRAEFSEDQIEVEPSQQSSPVVDAAAQAEKAS from the coding sequence ATGATTACCAATAAAGAAAGTATGACTCAAGGACGAATGTTATTTATAAGTACGATGAGCTTTATCGGCTTAATTGTAATGTCTGGAATTATATTTCCGGATCAATTATATACCGTAGGTATTGGTACCATGAACTATTTGACGGATACGTTTGGTTGGATATACATGGCCGGCTCCTTCACATACGTCATGGTGATGTTTTATTTTGCATTTAGTAAATACGGCAGCATTAAGTTTGGACCGGATGATGCGCAACCTGAATTCAGTACCTTCTCATGGATAGGCATGTTGTTTTCTGCCGGAATGGGGACTGTGATGTTGTATTGGGGGGTCGCAGAGCCTGTGTATCACTATATGAACCCATTATCGACTACAGGTATTACTCCCCAGACAGCAGCCGCCGCTGAGTTTGCAATGAAACAAAGTTTTATTCACCAAGGTATCCAGGCGTGGGCTGCATTTTCCGTAGTCGGTTTAGTACTCGGCTATTTAATGTACCGTAAAAATGAAAATGGCCTTATCAGTAATATATTAATTCCATGGGGCAGAGATAAAGCCAATGGCACTTTAGGCAAGATCATCAATATTGTTTGTGTGTTTGGTGCCATCGCCGGAATATCCACTTCCCTAGGTCAGAGTGGGCTTTCTTTAAGTGTGAGTTTTTCTTACCTATTTGGCACGCCTGATTCGGCTTGGCTCACATTCATCTTGGTCGGGGTAATTGTCGTTATTACCATAGCTTGTACGACAACTGGACTGGAAAAGGGGATAAAAATACTATCCGATTGCAATGCTTATTTATTGATTGGATTAATTATTTTGGTTGCAGTTGTTGGTCCAACAACCACTATGATTAATGTTTATTTTGACACAATAGGTAACTACTTAAATGATTTCTTCCAAGATAGTTTGATGTTACCTACATTCGCCGCCGAAGAGGAAGCATCGTGGATCAGAGGTTGGCCAATTTACTATTATGCATGGGCTATTGCATGGGCCCCCTTTGTAGGACCATTTATTGCTCGGGTTTCGAAAGGACGAACTGTGAGGGAGTTTATCTTAGGTTCAATGCTTATCCCTTGTATTGGAATTTTTATCTGGGTGGCTTTCTTTGGCACCATAGGAATTCAATCAGAACCTGAAGTGCTTGCGGCCGCTGCAGCCTCCTCAAAAGCGGCAACATTTATTGTGCTGGAAGGATTCCCTATGGGAACCGTCATCTCTATTGGTGTTGTCATTGCTTTGTTTACTTGTTTCATCACCTCACTGAATAGCTCCACATATACGCTGAGTAGCATGTGTGAAGATGGCACTGATAATCCAAGTAATAAAATGAAAATCATCTGGGTTATTGCACAAGCTGCTATGGCACTGACTTTAATGATGGGAAGTAAAACGGGCATAGATCTATTACAAAGTATCAGTTTGATCTTCGCGCTGCCCCTGATGTTCGTGTTGTTTTTATGCATAGTTAGCACTTTCAAGATGTTCAGAGCTGAGTTTTCTGAAGACCAGATTGAAGTAGAGCCTAGTCAGCAATCCAGCCCTGTAGTTGATGCGGCAGCTCAAGCTGAAAAAGCCAGTTAA
- a CDS encoding M24 family metallopeptidase — protein MLEANGALGNDVGRLGHGLGMELTERPSNTASDNTVLKPGMVMTLEPGMVYAQGKSMVHEENIVITEDGAEWLSQRAEPELVIIK, from the coding sequence GTGTTAGAGGCTAATGGTGCCTTAGGTAATGATGTTGGCCGACTAGGGCATGGCCTGGGAATGGAGTTAACCGAACGTCCATCTAATACCGCTTCCGATAATACCGTTCTGAAACCCGGCATGGTGATGACGTTGGAACCGGGCATGGTTTATGCGCAAGGTAAATCTATGGTTCATGAAGAAAACATAGTGATTACAGAAGACGGTGCCGAATGGCTAAGTCAGCGTGCTGAACCAGAACTTGTCATCATTAAATAA
- a CDS encoding M24 family metallopeptidase — protein sequence MANYLQRGFELSEFENRAKRAQRIMHENKLDAMIFTTEPNVRYFTGFHTQFWHSPTRPWFVIVPLEGKPIAVIPEIGASGMRSTWIESIITWPSPQPQDDGISLLADTLTSLPSRYGRVGATLGIESHLRMPVNNYLELQSLVKKEFVDVSLLVHELRQIKSQAEIAKTREICRITNLGFDKIPRYARVGMNEREICKQFRIDMLHEGADECPYIIAGSGPDGYDSIIMGPTDRVIEEGDVLIIDTGAVRDGYFSDFDRNWAFGYASEQTKAAYRATYEATSKGFEAARPGATTTDIYLAMWGC from the coding sequence ATGGCTAATTATTTACAGCGTGGTTTTGAACTATCCGAATTTGAAAATAGAGCCAAACGGGCTCAAAGAATCATGCATGAGAATAAGTTAGATGCGATGATTTTTACAACTGAGCCAAATGTCCGTTACTTTACTGGGTTCCATACTCAGTTTTGGCACAGTCCGACTCGACCATGGTTTGTCATTGTGCCGTTAGAGGGTAAGCCTATCGCGGTCATTCCAGAAATAGGTGCCAGTGGTATGAGATCTACCTGGATTGAGAGCATCATTACCTGGCCTTCTCCACAACCCCAAGATGATGGGATTAGTTTGCTTGCCGATACCCTGACTTCACTGCCAAGCCGTTATGGTCGTGTTGGGGCCACATTAGGCATAGAGTCACACCTTCGCATGCCAGTGAATAACTATCTTGAGCTCCAGTCTTTAGTGAAAAAAGAATTTGTGGATGTGTCGCTACTTGTACATGAACTGCGCCAAATTAAGTCTCAGGCTGAAATTGCTAAAACCCGTGAAATTTGCCGTATCACTAATCTTGGCTTCGACAAGATCCCTCGCTATGCCCGTGTTGGTATGAATGAGCGTGAGATCTGTAAACAGTTTCGCATTGATATGCTTCACGAAGGTGCCGATGAGTGCCCCTATATTATTGCGGGTTCTGGTCCTGATGGCTATGACAGCATCATCATGGGCCCGACAGATCGGGTTATCGAGGAGGGTGATGTTTTGATCATAGATACCGGAGCCGTGCGTGATGGCTACTTCTCTGATTTCGACAGAAATTGGGCGTTTGGTTATGCGAGCGAACAAACCAAGGCGGCATATCGTGCGACTTATGAAGCCACAAGCAAAGGCTTTGAAGCTGCTCGTCCGGGGGCTACAACAACGGACATCTATCTGGCGATGTGGGGGTGTTAG